One window of Acanthochromis polyacanthus isolate Apoly-LR-REF ecotype Palm Island chromosome 19, KAUST_Apoly_ChrSc, whole genome shotgun sequence genomic DNA carries:
- the g6pc1a.1 gene encoding glucose-6-phosphatase a, catalytic subunit, tandem duplicate 1 — translation MDLLHSWGVELAVHLQTTHSSYQGWLDLASTVADLHTTFFCWFPVWFYLQRNTGLRLIWVAVIGDWLNLVLKWVLFGERPYWWVHETQFYGAGPRPPLQQFPITCETGPGSPSGHAMGAAGVWYVMITALLAVASEQQCPPLLYKLLQMILWTLMILVMLVVCMSRVFMAAHFPHQVIAGAITGVLVAEVVSKEKWIYSTSMTKYFFITLFLTSFAVGFYLLLKFLGVDLLWTLEKAQKWCVDPEWVHLDSTPFASLLRNMGSLFGLGLGLHSPLYTHKKNSSSSFRLGCILVSLVLLQLLDGWTFSSENHVTFYVLSFGKSAVALLIPTTLVPWALCRILTEKREDKNM, via the exons ATGGATCTTCTCCACAGCTGGGGGGTCGAGCTGGCCGTCCACCTGCAGACGACACACAGCAGTTATCAAGGCTGGCTCGACCTGGCGTCCACAGTGGCAGATCTGCATACCACCTTCTTCTGCTGGTTCCCTGTCTGGTTCTACCTGCAGAGGAACACCGGACTCCGGCTCATCTGGGTGGCGGTCATCGGAGACTGGCTCAACCTGGTTCTCAAATG GGTACTTTTTGGGGAAAGACCCTACTGGTGGGTTCATGAGACCCAGTTTTATGGAGCAGGACCAAGACCTCCACTGCAGCAGTTCCCCATCACCTGTGAAACCGGACCAG GAAGCCCTTCAGGTCATGCTATGGGTGCAGCTGGTGTCTGGTATGTGATGATAACAGCGCTGCTCGCCGTCGCATCAGAACAACAATGTCCTCCTTTACTATACAA GTTGCTGCAGATGATCCTGTGGACACTGATGATCCTGGTGATGCTGGTGGTCTGCATGTCCAGAGTCTTCATGGCTGCTCACTTCCCACACCAGGTCATCGCAGGAGCCATCACAG GTGTGCTGGTAGCCGAGGTTGTCTCCAAGGAGAAATGGATCTACAGCACCAGCATGACCAAGTACTTCTTCATCACGCTCTTCCTCACCTCTTTCGCTGTGGGCTTCTACCTGCTGCTCAAGTTTCTGGGCGTTGACCTGCTGTGGACTTTGGAGAAGGCCCAGAAGTGGTGCGTAGATCCAGAGTGGGTCCACCTGGACTCAACGCCGTTCGCCAGCCTGCTGAGGAACATGGGGTCTCTGTTCGGACTGGGACTGGGCCTCCACTCGCCGCTGTACACCCACAAGAAGAACAGTAGCAGCAGTTTCAGGCTGGGATGTATTTTGGTGTCTTTggtcctgctgcagctgctggacgGATGGACATTTTCCTCTGAGAACCATGTGACTTTCTATGTTCTGTCTTTCGGTAAGAGTGCCGTCGCTCTTTTAATCCCGACCACTCTGGTACCGTGGGCTCTCTGCAGGATTCTcacagaaaagagagaagacaaaaacatgtgA
- the g6pc1a.2 gene encoding glucose-6-phosphatase catalytic subunit 1: MLDAVMDALQGFGVSSTHYLQTNYKDAQGLFLWVSWAADLRNTFFIFFPLWFHLRASVGIKLIWVAVIGDWLNLVFKWILFGERPYWWVHETPYYANSIRPHIEQYPMTCETGPGSPSGHAMGAAGVYYTLVTSILALMISKKKHGAKKPSNKEWYLKAVLWTLFCGVQVNVCLSRVFIAAHFPHQVVAGVITGMIVAEAFNRTQWIYSASMRKYFYTVLFLTSFAVGFYLLLRFLGVDLLWTLEKAQKWCIRPEWVLLDSTPFASLLRNMGTLFGLGLGLHSPLYTETKKSSSGAMKAGYVISSLVLLHLFDSFKPPTHTAALFYLLSFCKSATVPLMTVSIIPYCLNTALGLHSKKGV; this comes from the exons ATGCTCGACGCAGTGATGGACGCCCTGCAGGGCTTCGGGGTGAGCAGCACCCACTACCTGCAGACCAACTACAAAGACGCCCAGGGCTTGTTTCTGTGGGTTTCCTGGGCGGCCGACCTCAGGAAcaccttcttcatcttcttcccgCTGTGGTTCCACCTCCGGGCTTCGGTGGGCATCAAGCTCATCTGGGTGGCCGTGATCGGAGACTGGCTCAACCTGGTGTTCAAATG GATCCTGTTTGGAGAAAGACCCTACTGGTGGGTTCATGAGACGCCTTATTATGCAAACAGCATTCGCCCTCACATCGAGCAGTATCCAATGACCTGTGAAACCGGACCAG GAAGCCCCTCTGGTCATGCTATGGGAGCTGCAGGCGTCTACTACACCCTGGTCACCTCCATCCTCGCATTAATGATCAGCAAGAAGAAGCATGGAGCCAAGAAGCCCTCCAACAAAGAATG gtaCCTGAAGGCCGTTCTCTGGACTCTGTTTTGTGGAGTTCAGGTCAACGTCTGTCTGTCCAGAGTTTTCATCGCCGCCCATTTCCCTCACCAGGTCGTAGCCGGAGTCATCACAG GTATGATCGTGGCCGAGGCCTTCAACAGAACCCAGTGGATCTACAGTGCCAGCATGAGGAAGTACTTCTACACcgtcctcttcctcacctcctttGCTGTGGGCTTCTACCTGCTGCTCAGGTTTCTGGGCGTTGACCTGCTGTGGACGCTGGAGAAGGCCCAGAAGTGGTGCATCCGTCCGGAGTGGGTCCTCCTGGACTCGACACCGTTCGCCAGCCTGCTGAGGAACATGGGGACGCTGTTCGGACTCGGACTGGGCCTCCACTCGCCGCTCTACACCGAGACCAAGAAGAGCAGCAGCGGAGCGATGAAGGCCGGATATGTCATCAGCtctctggttctgctgcatCTCTTCGACTCGTTCAAACCTCCGACCCACACCGCTGCCCTCTTCTACCTGCTGTCCTTCTGTAAGAGCGCCACGGTTCCTCTGATGACTGTCAGCATCATCCCCTACTGCCTGAACACAGCGCTGGGCCTCCACAGCAAGAAGGGAGTCTGA